In Uranotaenia lowii strain MFRU-FL chromosome 2, ASM2978415v1, whole genome shotgun sequence, one genomic interval encodes:
- the LOC129748914 gene encoding titin-like has translation MKTFVVLSMALAVAVASAVVEDAGKKDKRGLWEVGAYEDHTLQLDNHYQHQQYDNQYYDHHQDHEAIKKVTITKKVPVPYPVEVEKHVAVPVKVPYPVEVEKKVPVIVEKKIPYVVEKKVPYHVDRPVPYPVEVKVPVVHKEYVEVPKPYAVHVEKPVPVYIQKPVYVEKHVPVTIKVKEHHHEKKHWGLF, from the exons ATGAAG ACGTTCGTAGTGTTGTCCATGGCTCTGGCCGTTGCCGTTGCCTCTGCCGTAGTCGAAGACGCTGGAAAGAAGGACAAACGTGGCCTCTGGGAGGTTGGAGCTTATGAAGATCACACCCTGCAGTTGGACAACCATTATCAACACCAGCAGTACGATAACCAGTACTACGACCACCATCAGGATCATGAAGCCATCAAGAAGGTCACCATCACCAAGAAAGTCCCAGTTCCATATCCAGTGGAGGTCGAGAAGCATGTGGCCGTCCCAGTTAAGGTTCCCTATCCAGTTGAGGTCGAAAAGAAGGTCCCGGTGATCGTTGAGAAGAAGATCCCTTATGTCGTCGAAAAGAAGGTTCCATACCACGTTGATCGTCCAGTCCCATACCCAGTTGAGGTCAAAGTGCCAGTTGTCCACAAGGAGTACGTCGAAGTGCCGAAGCCGTACGCAGTTCATGTCGAGAAACCTGTCCCGGTCTACATCCAGAAGCCAGTTTACGTCGAGAAGCACGTTCCGGTGACCATCAAGGTTAAGGAACATCATCACGAGAAGAAGCACTGGGGACTGTTCTAA